Genomic DNA from Oceaniferula marina:
CGGCTGAAACAGCAAAGGCCGTTTCCGTTCCAAGACAGTCGATTCTATTTGCAATATTCATCATAATTCTAGTGGGTTCAATGGTTGTGATTGATCAATTAGGAAATACCTACTTCCGAGGCGTTCACGATGTTTGGCATCGCCTGTGGAATATCCCCCTCGAGGAATGGCAGCACATCGGCACCATCCCAAAGCGAATACCCTTGCAGCAGGCCAGCAACGTTAGAGGCAGCCAAAGAGGCCATACCTTCACGAGTCCAAACAGTCGCGGATGCAATGTGGGGAACAATCACCACATTATCGAGATCCGCCAGTCCCGGGGCCATGGCTGGCTCTTCTTCAAAAACGTCGAGCCCAACCCGGAAGTCAGGGTTCTTCTGACAGTGTGCCACCAACGCATTCTCATCAATGATCGGACCACGGGCCGAGTTCACCAGAATGGCATCCTTCTTCATCAGGTTCAGGCGCTCTTCATTGATCAGGTGCTTGGTGTTTTCATCGAGCACCGTGTGCAAACTAACCAAGTCGGAAACCTTCAACAGTTCTTCAATGCTGTCCACACGCTGACAGGTCACAGCAGGCTCACCATGCTTCTCCAACAAGGCACCATAGTCAGCCACATAATCTTCCAGAGATTCATTCTGATAGAGATCATAATACACCAGGTTCATCTTATGCCCCTCCACCATCATGCGGGCATAGGCGGCACCAATACGACCTGCACCAATGATACCTACCGTCTTGCCGTGGAACAGCTGCCCCATGAACAACTGTGGCAACCAACCGTGGAACTGACCGCTGCGCATAAATTGATCCGACTCCACAATGCGGCGTGATGCGGCAAAGGTGAGAGCGATTGCCAGCTCGGCAGTGGTCTCGGTCAACACGCCCGGAGTGTTTCCCACGGGGAGACCCAACTCATTCGCGGCAGCGACGTCCACGTTGTTAAAACCTACCGCGTAGTTACTGTAGGCCGTGCCTCCGGCCGCTTTCAAGGCACCAAGCGTATCCGTGTCCCAGGCCTCGGTCAACTGACCGATCGCACCGTCACACTGGTCCCCAATCAACGCGATGATCTCTTCCTTGCTGAGGATCTCAGTCCCCGGCATGATTTCAATCCGGCAATCCGCGGCAGTCAGAATATCCTGCCAATGCGTTCCGGGTAATTCTTTCGTCACGACGACCCGCTTGGAGCCTTCGGGATTGACAACAATAGGAGTAATATCAGCCATGCTGCGGACGCTACTACTGACGTCCTGCAAGCCAAGAGAAAATTAGCGAGTACAGGCGAATCCAGAGATTATGCTCATCATTCCGCAGAATACGCAAAAAAACCTGTATCCCTTCTAAACAAGCTACTTAGAACTTGCCCACATTCCTTGTCAATGCCTACGAACTCAAGCCGGTTCCGGACTCGATTATATGCTCTGCCGACAACTCAAATAGCACATCAGCACGCCCCGGCATCTCATCAAACATCCACCGGGTCAAACGCTCGTAATGCATGATAAATCGCTCCAGTTGCTCCACACTCATCAGTCCACTCAGATCGGCTCCCACCTCGGAGGCCTTGGACGCCCTCAGTTTGTCCTCCTGCTCACCACGCCAATGATGCACACATTCAAAATCAGGAGCCTTGATCATCACCAGACGATCCAGCAACGCAAATAAGTCAACGTATTCCGACTGCAACCGCTCGTTCACAAATCCCCGCCATGCGCCATCCGCATCTTCCTTTTCTTCCAAAACATTGATCGCTTTCGGCAAAGCCTCCGGCGGCTCAGCCACAGCACCAATACACCAGCCTTCAAACAGAATCACATCCACAGCCTCAGAGGGAACCGTCCATTCACTCTCCGGGCGCCGATCATCAGACGCCTTGTCAAACGAAGGAACCGGAACCAGTTTTCCCGCCATAAGATCCTGGATCACCTGCATCCCCAGCGTGGTATCGTGGGTTCCCGGCACTCCGCGCGTCGCGAGTAAAGGATGAATCTGCTGCGCCAACTCGGCACGCACGGCCTTGGTCTGATAGATATCATCAATGGAAATCACGGCACAGCAACACCCACACTCTTCCTGCAATGCCGTTGCCAGCACCTTGGACATCGTTGACTTCCCCGTCCCCTGGGCCCCATTGACGCCCACCACAAGCACTCCTCCCTTCTCACGCTGCCATTGCTGAATCTTTTTTGCCAAGGGCACATAATACCCCATGGCATTTCCAACAAACGACGAGGGCAATCGCTCCTCCTGCATAATCTGGCTCAGCCAGCGTGGTACATCAGACATAGCTCTATTCTCAAGGTGAACTTGCCGACCAAGCTAGTGAGGAATCCAGGAATGTCAATCTCGGCTAGACCACATCCAGTCTGGCAAGCGATCAACCCAAACGACAAATTTCCGGATCAATACCTGACGGCCAGAACAGAGACCTTGGCGTCATGCATCATGCGCTCCGCATTGGTCCCGAGAAATAGACTGGTTAGTTTAGAATGCTGCCGGGTTCCAAGCACGGCCAAGTCCGCCCCGACATCCTCGAGATGACAGGTCATTTCGACAGACGGCACTGTGGATTCCAAAATCACCGTCGAGTACTTCACAGCTTCAAGCTGCGACGATAGCGGGATCAGAGTCCGGTTTAATGTTTCCTGCGACCTGTGACGCATCCGCTCAGGGTAGCTCATGTCGTCATCAGCAGCATCCTCAAGCACCTCTCCCCATAAATCTTGCTTCGGCGGATAAATCACATGAAGAATTTCCAGTGTCGCGCCATGGAGCACGGCAATCTCAATCGCCTTTTCTACCACACGCTCGGATGTCGGTGAACAATCCGTACAAACCACAATCTTCTTGAAATTGCCGCTCTGCCAATTTCGCACCACCAAAACATCCGAGGGAACAAAACGTAAGCAACTCGAAGCCGTCGTTCCGAGATGGCCCTTGCTCATGTCATTGGCCGCAACCACCAACACCGAAGCCCCACGGTCACTGACCACCCGAGCCAATTGGTCCGCCGGCCTACCCACACACACAATCTGCTCGACCTCAGCATCTGGAGCTTCCTTTGCGATGAACGCACTCAACTGCTCCCTGGACTGCTCAATCAAATCATCCTGCGAGAACGACTCGTCCTTATGCCCCGCCCAATGCTGCAAATGACTCGAACTTAAAACATGAACCGCCACCACCGAACCTCCCCGCAACGTGCCTGCGTGCACCGCCTTGCGAAGTGCCTTGGCTGATGATGCTGAATAATCAATACCGACAACGATGGATGGGCTTGGGTTCATGATCTGTGTGGTGATGGTTTAAAATCAGGTGATCAGCATCCACTCCATAGATGATCCTTTCACCCACTAATACATCCACTACATACGAGCAACAGTCAAGAGACATCATCCAAGGCGTAGGAAAGCGGCCCATCAAAGATGATTTTTTGAAGACACCCTCGCCAATATGGGCTAGATTGACCCAAATTTATTTTTTCAGGCTCCGATTTCAGACGCCATCATATTCCGTTCCGACCTCATGATGAAACCAAACCAGCAAGGCCATGAACACTCCGGACTCCATTCACTGGCACGCTACACCGGTCGGAGAGGTCTCTGCACTTCTGGAATCCTCATCTACAACGGGTCTAAGTGAGGAAACAGTCCTCACCCGGCTTGAACAATTTGGGCCCAACCGAATATCAGAAAGCAAAGGCAGCAGCGAATGGAAGCGCTTTTTCTTACAGTTTCACCAAGCCCTGATCTACATTCTGCTCGCTGCGACCGGCATCACCATGGCTCTCGGCGAATGGGTGGATGCTTCGGTCATTTTTGGCGTTGTGTTGATCAATGCCATCATCGGATATCTTCAGGAGGCCAAAGCTGAAAAAGCGATCAACGAGCTTGCCAACATGCTGCTCACCGAGGCCACGGTCCGTCGCGATGGTCAAAAGCGACGCATCCCCTCCACCGAGCTTGTCCCCGGTGATGTGGTGCTTCTGCAATCCGGCGACCGGGTTCCGGCCGACCTCCGCTTGATGCAGCTACGGAATCTTCAAATAGAAGAGGCGGCCCTGACCGGAGAATCCGTTCCCGTCGAAAAACAATGCTGCCACTTGGCTGCAGATACCATGCTTGCAGAGCGAAGCAACCAGGCATTCACTGGCACCCTCGTCACCTATGGTCAGGGAGAAGGGTTCGTTACCGCCACCGGAGACCAAACGGAGATGGGACGGATCGCCGAACTCATCCACAGCGCGGATCCCTTGCAAACCCCACTCACTCGGAAAATCACCCAGTTCAGCCGCCTACTACTTTACGTGATTCTCGGCCTGGCTGCAATGACCTTCATCATCGGAATTGCTCGAGGGGAATCATGGGTCGACATGTTCATGGCCGCTGTCGCTCTGGCCGTGGGAGCCATCCCCGAAGGCCTGCCCGCAGCTCTCACCATCACATTGGCCATCGGAGTCTCCCGTATGGCCAAACGACGCGCCATCATCCGCAAACTGCCAGCCGTCGAAACCCTGGGAAGCACCACCGTCATCTGCTCCGACAAAACAGGCACCCTGACCCAGAACCAAATGACCGTGCAGGAAATCCATGCAGGCGGCAGGGTCTACCATGTCACTGGCAGCGGCTACGAAACCGAAGGCTCCATCCACTACGAAGAAACCCCGGTGATGATCGGAGAAAATGTCGCCTTAGTCGAAACCCTCGGCGCAGGATTGCTCTGTAATGATTCATGTCTGGTGCATCATCCTGAGGGCCAGACAAGCGTCCAGGGAGACCCGACCGAGGCCGCATTGATCGTCGCCGCGCAAAAAGCAGGTCTCACCGATGAAGAGATGCATGGCCGGCTCCCACGGATCGAAACCATCCCCTTCGAGTCTGAATACCAATACATGGCCACCTTGCACGGTAAACAAGAGGACCCCAAAATCATCTATATCAAAGGCTCCGTGGAAGCTGTGATGGAACGCTGCACCCACGCACTCGACACCACCGGAAATCTCATTCCACTGAACCGAGCCCGTCAAACCCAATGTGCCGAAGACATGGCATCCCGCGGCCTACGCGTGCTCGCATTTGCCAGGAGAGAAATGCCGGGGTCACACCATCGCCTGGAACACGGCCACATTTCCAAAGAGCTCACCTTCCTGGGCCTGCAAGGTAAACTCGACCCCCCGCGACCCGAAGCCATCGCCGCGGTCGCCCAATGCCAGTCAGCAGGCATCAAAGTAAAGATGATCACCGGAGACCACGCGCTAACAGCCAAAGCGGTCGCACAGCAAATTGGACTCGACACTTCTACCCCTGCACTTACCGGGCGCGAACTCGAACAACTCAGCGATGAAGAACTAGCCGACGTCGCGGAACAAACCTCCGTCTTTGCCCGCGTGGCCCCCAAACAAAAATTGCGTTTAGTCAAGGCTTTGCAATCCCATCACCACATCGTAGCCATGACCGGCGACGGAGTAAACGATGCCCCCGCTTTAAAGCAAGCCGACATTGGCACCGCCATGGGGATCACCGGCACCGATGTATCCAAAGAAGCCGCCGACATGATCCTCACGGATGATAACTTTGCCTCGATCGAGGCCGCCGTGGAAGAAGGCCGCAGCGTTTTTGACAACCTGACCAAATTCATCGTCTGGACACTGCCCACCAACTTTGGCGAGGGGCTGGTCATTCTGGCAGCGATCCTCACCGGCACCACCCTACCCATCGTCCCCGTGCAAATCCTCTGGATCAACATGACCACCGCCATCCTGTTAGGTCTCATGCTCGTTTTTGAACCCAAGGAAAAAGACATGATGGATCGCCCGCCCCGCGATCCCATGATGCCGATCCTGACACGCACTTTACAGCTCAGAATCTTCCTTGTTGCCCTCATCATGCTGGCCGGATGTTTTTCTCTCTTCACATGGGAGCTCGACCGCGGTGCCAGCGTAGCAGAAGCCCGAACCGCAGCCGTCAACGTCTTTGTCATGGTTGAAATGTTCTACCTCTACAACTGCCGCAGTTTCTCCCGCTCAATTTTCGCCATCGGGTTCTTCTCCAACAAATGGATCATTATCGGCTCACTCATCATGATCGTTCTGCAACTGCTCATCACCTACTCCCCCGCCATGAACACCCTCTTCCACACCGCCCCCATCGGTCTGGATGTCTGGTGGAGAATTCTCGCCATCGCCACCATCGCCTACCTCGCTGTAGGCATCGAAAAATGGATCACCGACCGAACACACAGAAGCAAAGGGCCCATTGG
This window encodes:
- a CDS encoding NAD(P)-dependent oxidoreductase, which translates into the protein MADITPIVVNPEGSKRVVVTKELPGTHWQDILTAADCRIEIMPGTEILSKEEIIALIGDQCDGAIGQLTEAWDTDTLGALKAAGGTAYSNYAVGFNNVDVAAANELGLPVGNTPGVLTETTAELAIALTFAASRRIVESDQFMRSGQFHGWLPQLFMGQLFHGKTVGIIGAGRIGAAYARMMVEGHKMNLVYYDLYQNESLEDYVADYGALLEKHGEPAVTCQRVDSIEELLKVSDLVSLHTVLDENTKHLINEERLNLMKKDAILVNSARGPIIDENALVAHCQKNPDFRVGLDVFEEEPAMAPGLADLDNVVIVPHIASATVWTREGMASLAASNVAGLLQGYSLWDGADVLPFLEGDIPQAMPNIVNASEVGIS
- a CDS encoding kinase — protein: MSDVPRWLSQIMQEERLPSSFVGNAMGYYVPLAKKIQQWQREKGGVLVVGVNGAQGTGKSTMSKVLATALQEECGCCCAVISIDDIYQTKAVRAELAQQIHPLLATRGVPGTHDTTLGMQVIQDLMAGKLVPVPSFDKASDDRRPESEWTVPSEAVDVILFEGWCIGAVAEPPEALPKAINVLEEKEDADGAWRGFVNERLQSEYVDLFALLDRLVMIKAPDFECVHHWRGEQEDKLRASKASEVGADLSGLMSVEQLERFIMHYERLTRWMFDEMPGRADVLFELSAEHIIESGTGLSS
- a CDS encoding universal stress protein; this translates as MNPSPSIVVGIDYSASSAKALRKAVHAGTLRGGSVVAVHVLSSSHLQHWAGHKDESFSQDDLIEQSREQLSAFIAKEAPDAEVEQIVCVGRPADQLARVVSDRGASVLVVAANDMSKGHLGTTASSCLRFVPSDVLVVRNWQSGNFKKIVVCTDCSPTSERVVEKAIEIAVLHGATLEILHVIYPPKQDLWGEVLEDAADDDMSYPERMRHRSQETLNRTLIPLSSQLEAVKYSTVILESTVPSVEMTCHLEDVGADLAVLGTRQHSKLTSLFLGTNAERMMHDAKVSVLAVRY
- a CDS encoding cation-transporting P-type ATPase; translated protein: MNTPDSIHWHATPVGEVSALLESSSTTGLSEETVLTRLEQFGPNRISESKGSSEWKRFFLQFHQALIYILLAATGITMALGEWVDASVIFGVVLINAIIGYLQEAKAEKAINELANMLLTEATVRRDGQKRRIPSTELVPGDVVLLQSGDRVPADLRLMQLRNLQIEEAALTGESVPVEKQCCHLAADTMLAERSNQAFTGTLVTYGQGEGFVTATGDQTEMGRIAELIHSADPLQTPLTRKITQFSRLLLYVILGLAAMTFIIGIARGESWVDMFMAAVALAVGAIPEGLPAALTITLAIGVSRMAKRRAIIRKLPAVETLGSTTVICSDKTGTLTQNQMTVQEIHAGGRVYHVTGSGYETEGSIHYEETPVMIGENVALVETLGAGLLCNDSCLVHHPEGQTSVQGDPTEAALIVAAQKAGLTDEEMHGRLPRIETIPFESEYQYMATLHGKQEDPKIIYIKGSVEAVMERCTHALDTTGNLIPLNRARQTQCAEDMASRGLRVLAFARREMPGSHHRLEHGHISKELTFLGLQGKLDPPRPEAIAAVAQCQSAGIKVKMITGDHALTAKAVAQQIGLDTSTPALTGRELEQLSDEELADVAEQTSVFARVAPKQKLRLVKALQSHHHIVAMTGDGVNDAPALKQADIGTAMGITGTDVSKEAADMILTDDNFASIEAAVEEGRSVFDNLTKFIVWTLPTNFGEGLVILAAILTGTTLPIVPVQILWINMTTAILLGLMLVFEPKEKDMMDRPPRDPMMPILTRTLQLRIFLVALIMLAGCFSLFTWELDRGASVAEARTAAVNVFVMVEMFYLYNCRSFSRSIFAIGFFSNKWIIIGSLIMIVLQLLITYSPAMNTLFHTAPIGLDVWWRILAIATIAYLAVGIEKWITDRTHRSKGPIGSSPLE